In Ectothiorhodospiraceae bacterium 2226, a single window of DNA contains:
- the tgt gene encoding tRNA guanosine(34) transglycosylase Tgt, with protein MRFELLGRSGQARRGRLHLAHGTVETPAFMPVGTYGTVKAMTPDEVSADGAEIVLGNTFHLMLRPGRELIEAHGGLHGFMGWHGPILTDSGGFQVFSLGTRRKVREEGVTFASPVNGDRVFLGPEESMAMQRALNSDIVMIFDECTPYPADERTARTSMELSLRWAARSKEAHGDNPNALFGIVQGGMHTELRHRSLEGLQAIGFDGYAIGGLSVGEPKDEMLRVLDELTPAMPAERPRYLMGVGTPADIVDAVVRGVDMFDCVLPTRNARNGHLFVRGGVVRIRNSRYQHDLGPLDPECDCYTCRHFTRAYLRHLDKCGEILGARLNTIHNLHYYQQLMRELREAVAAGRVEEYAQAFHARNAEAMS; from the coding sequence ATGCGCTTTGAGCTCCTGGGGCGCAGCGGGCAGGCCCGGCGCGGGCGCCTGCATCTGGCGCACGGCACGGTGGAGACGCCGGCCTTCATGCCGGTGGGCACCTACGGCACGGTCAAGGCCATGACGCCGGACGAGGTGAGCGCCGACGGCGCCGAGATCGTGCTCGGCAACACCTTCCATTTGATGCTGCGCCCCGGCCGGGAGCTAATCGAGGCGCACGGCGGACTGCACGGCTTCATGGGTTGGCACGGGCCGATTCTGACCGATTCGGGCGGCTTTCAGGTGTTCAGCCTCGGCACCCGGCGCAAAGTGCGCGAGGAGGGGGTGACCTTCGCCTCGCCGGTGAACGGGGACCGCGTGTTCCTCGGTCCGGAGGAGTCCATGGCCATGCAGCGCGCCCTGAACTCCGACATCGTGATGATCTTCGACGAGTGCACCCCGTATCCCGCGGATGAGCGCACGGCGCGCACCTCCATGGAACTGTCGCTGCGCTGGGCGGCGCGCAGCAAGGAGGCGCACGGCGACAACCCCAACGCGCTGTTCGGCATCGTGCAGGGCGGGATGCACACCGAACTGCGCCATCGCTCGCTCGAGGGTCTGCAGGCCATCGGCTTCGACGGCTACGCCATCGGCGGCTTGTCGGTGGGTGAGCCCAAAGACGAGATGCTGCGGGTGTTGGATGAACTGACGCCGGCGATGCCCGCCGAGCGGCCGCGGTATTTGATGGGCGTCGGGACCCCGGCCGACATCGTGGATGCGGTGGTGCGCGGCGTGGACATGTTCGATTGTGTGCTGCCCACGCGCAACGCACGCAATGGCCACTTGTTCGTGCGCGGCGGCGTGGTGCGCATCCGCAACAGCCGCTACCAGCACGACCTCGGCCCGCTCGACCCGGAATGCGACTGCTACACCTGCCGTCATTTCACCCGCGCCTATCTGCGCCACTTGGACAAATGCGGCGAAATTCTCGGCGCACGGCTTAACACCATCCACAACCTGCATTACTATCAGCAGCTTATGCGCGAGCTGCGGGAGGCCGTGGCGGCTGGACGGGTGGAGGAATACGCCCAGGCCTTCCATGCCCGCAACGCCGAGGCTATGTCATAA
- the glgP gene encoding alpha-glucan family phosphorylase, with protein sequence MPGTQFPLEVQPTLPARLARLKELADDLLYSWERQVRGLFYRLDPQLWETCGHNPRVFLRRVAQSVLDEAINDRVFIQDYNRVLSAYDIYREERIRSGVEEILDPDQDLVAYFCAEFGFHESFPIYSGGLGILAGDHCKAASDLGVPFVAVGMLYRRGYFNQIIDEQGNQVAQYAQNNVADLPVTPAQDRNGTDVYVEVELPGRTVRLKVWQAVAGHIRLYLLDSDLPENSEADRSITYQLYGGDIHTRMQQEIVLGIGGVRTLRQLGLQPTVWHINEGHAAFQILERCRELIDEGLSFEAALEAVASGTVFTTHTPVPAGHDIFPHEMVDEYLSPLVQRLGISREAFLELGAGPANPHGFNQTALALRGSRFHNGVSRIHGGVASQMEAYVWPQIPAEENPIGYVTNGVHVPTFLAREWANVFDMQFGGGWRTELCHPDYWQRIDDIPDHSFWSLRQSLKAMLLEDVRRRAVRQHRRNGLSESQTERLVQHLRPHETEVLTVGFARRFATYKRATLLFADPERLERLLNDPERPVILIFAGKAHPHDQPGQHLIRIIHDFSRRPEFEGKIILLEGYDLALSRKLVSGVDVWLNNPDYPLEASGTSGQKAGINGVLNLSILDGWWGEGYDGENGWAITPHGPQYDATFRNREEAHELMDILEKQVVPLYYERNGHGYSEGWVRKSKASMRSLMPRFSSERMVMDYVKHYYGPAKQQHAALMADEFRGARVLSEWKKKVRAAWPGVSLGGEQSPPSEMRAGESLVLEVNAQLNGLEPDDVVVECLVGTLGEDGEFVEHDSHAFDHQMTRRDGAALFRLDLQPPLAGLQYYKVRMYPYHAQLSHRFETGCMLWL encoded by the coding sequence ATGCCCGGTACTCAATTCCCGCTGGAGGTCCAACCGACCCTTCCCGCCCGCCTCGCCCGCCTGAAGGAACTGGCCGACGATCTGTTGTACAGCTGGGAGCGGCAGGTGCGCGGTCTGTTCTACCGCCTCGACCCCCAACTGTGGGAAACCTGCGGGCACAACCCGCGTGTGTTCCTGCGCCGGGTGGCGCAGAGCGTCCTGGACGAGGCGATCAACGACCGCGTGTTCATCCAGGATTACAACCGCGTCCTATCCGCCTACGACATCTACCGCGAGGAGCGGATCCGCTCCGGCGTGGAGGAGATTCTCGATCCGGATCAGGACCTGGTCGCCTACTTCTGCGCGGAGTTCGGCTTCCACGAGAGCTTCCCGATCTACTCGGGCGGCCTCGGCATCCTGGCCGGCGATCACTGCAAAGCCGCCAGCGACCTCGGCGTGCCCTTCGTGGCGGTCGGGATGCTGTACCGCCGCGGCTACTTCAACCAGATCATCGACGAACAGGGCAACCAGGTCGCCCAGTACGCGCAAAACAATGTGGCGGACCTGCCCGTGACGCCCGCGCAAGACCGCAACGGGACCGACGTCTACGTCGAGGTGGAGCTGCCGGGGCGCACCGTGCGTCTGAAGGTCTGGCAGGCGGTGGCGGGCCACATTCGCCTATACCTGCTCGACAGCGATCTGCCCGAAAACAGCGAGGCGGACCGCTCCATCACTTACCAACTCTACGGCGGCGACATTCACACCCGCATGCAGCAGGAGATCGTGCTCGGTATCGGCGGGGTGCGGACGCTGCGTCAACTCGGCCTGCAGCCGACGGTGTGGCACATCAACGAGGGGCATGCCGCCTTCCAGATCCTGGAGCGTTGCCGCGAGTTGATCGACGAAGGGCTCTCCTTCGAGGCCGCATTGGAGGCAGTGGCCAGCGGCACGGTGTTCACCACCCACACGCCGGTGCCGGCCGGGCACGACATCTTCCCGCACGAGATGGTGGACGAGTACCTCTCCCCGCTGGTGCAGCGGCTCGGCATCTCGCGCGAGGCGTTCCTCGAACTCGGTGCGGGACCGGCCAACCCGCACGGCTTCAACCAGACCGCGCTGGCGCTGCGGGGCTCGCGCTTCCATAACGGGGTGAGCCGCATCCATGGCGGCGTGGCCTCGCAGATGGAGGCCTACGTGTGGCCGCAGATCCCCGCCGAGGAGAACCCGATCGGCTACGTCACCAACGGCGTGCACGTGCCGACCTTCCTGGCGCGCGAGTGGGCCAATGTGTTCGACATGCAGTTCGGCGGCGGGTGGCGTACCGAGCTGTGTCACCCGGATTATTGGCAGCGCATCGACGACATTCCCGACCACAGCTTCTGGAGCCTGCGCCAGTCGCTGAAGGCGATGTTACTGGAGGACGTGCGCCGCCGCGCCGTCCGCCAGCACCGGCGCAACGGGCTCTCCGAGTCGCAGACCGAGCGCCTGGTGCAGCACCTGCGCCCGCACGAGACGGAGGTGCTCACCGTGGGCTTCGCGCGCCGCTTCGCCACCTACAAGCGCGCCACGTTGCTGTTCGCCGATCCCGAGCGTCTGGAGCGTCTGCTGAACGACCCGGAGCGACCGGTGATCCTGATCTTCGCCGGCAAGGCCCACCCGCACGACCAGCCGGGCCAGCACCTGATCCGCATCATCCACGACTTCTCGCGCCGGCCGGAGTTCGAGGGCAAGATCATCCTGCTCGAGGGCTACGACCTCGCGCTGAGCCGCAAGCTGGTCTCGGGCGTGGATGTGTGGTTGAACAACCCCGACTACCCGCTGGAGGCCAGCGGCACCAGCGGGCAGAAGGCCGGCATCAACGGGGTACTCAACCTCAGCATCCTGGACGGCTGGTGGGGCGAGGGCTACGACGGCGAAAACGGCTGGGCCATCACCCCGCACGGTCCGCAGTACGACGCCACCTTCCGCAATCGCGAGGAGGCACACGAGCTGATGGACATCCTGGAGAAGCAGGTGGTGCCGCTGTACTACGAGCGCAACGGCCACGGCTACTCCGAGGGCTGGGTGCGCAAGTCCAAGGCCTCCATGCGTTCGCTGATGCCGCGCTTCAGTTCCGAGCGCATGGTGATGGACTACGTGAAGCACTATTACGGCCCCGCGAAGCAGCAGCACGCCGCGCTCATGGCCGACGAGTTTCGCGGCGCACGCGTCCTGTCGGAATGGAAGAAGAAGGTGCGCGCCGCGTGGCCCGGCGTCAGCCTTGGCGGCGAACAGTCACCGCCCAGCGAGATGCGCGCCGGGGAGTCGTTGGTCCTGGAAGTGAACGCGCAACTGAACGGGCTGGAACCCGACGACGTGGTGGTCGAATGCCTGGTGGGCACCTTGGGCGAAGACGGCGAGTTCGTGGAGCACGACAGTCACGCCTTCGACCATCAAATGACGCGACGCGACGGCGCGGCGCTGTTCCGTCTGGACTTGCAGCCGCCGTTGGCGGGGCTGCAGTACTACAAGGTGCGCATGTATCCCTACCACGCCCAGCTCAGCCACCGCTTCGAGACCGGCTGCATGCTGTGGCTGTAG
- the yajC gene encoding preprotein translocase subunit YajC, whose amino-acid sequence MSFFISDAWAQAAPAADQPGMLATFLPLIILFVVFYFLLIRPQLKRAKDHRKMVTELAKGDEIVTNGGLVGRIIELGENFMVVEVADNIQVKVQRQMISSVLPKGTMKTL is encoded by the coding sequence ATGAGCTTTTTCATCTCTGATGCTTGGGCGCAGGCCGCGCCGGCCGCCGATCAACCGGGCATGCTGGCGACCTTCCTGCCGCTGATCATCCTGTTCGTGGTGTTCTACTTCCTGCTGATCCGCCCGCAGCTCAAGCGTGCCAAGGACCACCGCAAGATGGTGACCGAGCTGGCCAAGGGCGATGAGATCGTGACCAACGGCGGGCTGGTGGGGCGCATCATCGAACTCGGCGAGAACTTCATGGTCGTCGAGGTGGCGGACAACATCCAGGTCAAGGTCCAGCGCCAGATGATCTCCTCGGTGCTGCCCAAGGGGACCATGAAGACCCTTTGA
- the queA gene encoding tRNA preQ1(34) S-adenosylmethionine ribosyltransferase-isomerase QueA, with product MQRTDFHFDLPPELIAQHPPAERGASRLLCLAGATGQWQDRRFAELPTLLAPGDLLVFNDTRVVPARLRGHKDSGGRVEVLIERILDDRRALALVRASKSPREGSTLWLGEDLRAEVVGRREDLFELVLAGERPLLELLEAYGELPLPPYIGRAAEAADLSRYQTVYARRPGAVAAPTAGLHFDEPLLAELAARGVERTFVTLHVGAGTFQPVRADDVREHRMHYEWLEVTPEVVEQVARTRARGGRVVAVGTTAVRALESASQNGTLRPYAGETNLFIYPGYRFRVVDAMVTNFHLPESTLLMLVSAFAGREAVLAAYAHAVEERYRFFSYGDAMYITPQPEARDAL from the coding sequence ATGCAGCGTACCGACTTTCATTTCGATCTCCCCCCCGAGCTCATCGCCCAACACCCGCCGGCCGAGCGCGGCGCCAGCCGCCTGCTGTGCCTGGCGGGCGCCACCGGGCAATGGCAGGACCGGCGTTTCGCGGAGCTGCCGACGCTGTTGGCCCCCGGCGACCTGCTGGTGTTCAACGACACGCGCGTGGTGCCGGCGCGGCTGCGCGGACACAAGGACAGCGGCGGGCGGGTGGAAGTCCTGATCGAGCGCATCCTCGACGATCGCCGGGCGCTGGCGCTGGTACGCGCCAGCAAGTCGCCGCGCGAGGGCAGCACGCTGTGGCTGGGCGAGGACCTGCGGGCCGAGGTGGTGGGGCGGCGCGAGGATCTGTTCGAGCTGGTGTTGGCGGGTGAGCGGCCGCTGCTCGAGCTGTTGGAGGCGTATGGCGAGCTGCCGCTGCCGCCCTACATCGGCCGCGCCGCCGAGGCCGCCGACCTTAGCCGCTACCAGACGGTCTATGCGCGCCGGCCCGGCGCCGTGGCGGCGCCCACCGCCGGGCTGCATTTCGACGAGCCGCTGCTGGCGGAGCTGGCGGCGCGGGGTGTCGAGCGCACCTTCGTGACCCTGCACGTCGGCGCGGGCACCTTCCAGCCGGTGCGCGCGGATGATGTCCGCGAGCACCGTATGCACTACGAGTGGCTGGAGGTGACGCCGGAGGTGGTGGAGCAAGTGGCACGCACCCGCGCGCGCGGCGGGCGCGTGGTGGCGGTCGGCACCACGGCGGTGCGTGCGCTGGAATCGGCGTCGCAGAACGGCACGCTGCGCCCTTACGCCGGCGAGACGAATCTGTTCATCTATCCCGGTTATCGGTTCCGCGTGGTGGACGCCATGGTCACCAATTTTCATTTGCCCGAATCGACATTGCTGATGCTGGTGAGCGCCTTCGCGGGGCGCGAGGCGGTGCTGGCGGCCTATGCGCACGCCGTGGAGGAGCGTTATCGCTTCTTCAGCTACGGCGACGCCATGTACATCACCCCGCAGCCCGAGGCCCGCGATGCGCTTTGA